The Daucus carota subsp. sativus chromosome 2, DH1 v3.0, whole genome shotgun sequence genome includes a window with the following:
- the LOC108208883 gene encoding uncharacterized protein LOC108208883 isoform X2, which produces MGEIEEWAQPSGMFPNGMLPDAGPLINVLQSDRWLKAEERTAELISRIQPNRPSEERRNAVVDYVQRLITKCFPCQVFTFGSVPLKTYLPDGDIDLTAFSNNQNLKETWATQVRDMLENEEKDENAEFSVTEVQYIQAEVKIIKCLVENIVVDISFNQVGGLCTLCFLEEVDHLINQNHLFKRSIILIKAWCYYESRILGAHHGLISTYALETLVLYIFHVFNNSFAGPLEVLYRFLEFFSNFDWDNFCVSLWGPVSIGSLPDVTAETPRKDGGELLLSKLFLEACSSVYAVFPGGQENQGQPFSSKHFNVIDPLRVNNNLGRSVSKGNFYRIRSAFAHGAKKLARLLDCSNESILLELNQFFMNTWERYGSGNRPDAPEVNTLSLRSSTQGNVPISVNSKDVLSSKEVKSNSSIRDSKVERTSLHGVSFQRGNHSSDSMSGISNVSATSLNENQKRQENLNSKRISGQIIRQISSNQATGTDKDQRNLQSQRILSDIQGRFLFVRTRSSPELTDTYGDVCSQSRQAGEEDSVKSQGTATESSTNINSYHHKKENPEPYVVPSHSGQSVNDDPSSNRHATPHQSLDPDAGLNSAPNHQSESGLRNMTEELSPASRMQGMQQEQDIMNLMASSTINGFNGQVPMPLNVAAGHLPFQPVLASMGYAHRNFPGMVPANFPLIDQPFSNIQFPYGCIPPHLGHYFFGTGLNTKIDVSNDPVNENISSSELKRGDADYDYWQEQDTESTGGFDPDRGKVELLHTDDTPQSISPSVNLIPPFQSRDPRSSTRGQQMYSREKHGSKPDDHLDNFQFEQKENEVYSDERTTSSRFSSAAHSSSLRSKTSSESSWEEPSTKFSKSTREKGGNKIVAESSTVYGTGNIMSERASDQPDDDQDWNRQTNTRKEIAEISSGMNSVPSLHMVRHHIPDYESAQTSGSEAMIPMPPMIFASRQRTMDNSGTVPFAFYPAGPPVPFFTMIPYPVYSVPPDAGASANLTIKYGGEEGLENSDPAQKFDSPGDEHSQNPANVESLRKAANSETSLEHISDILNSDFASHWQNLQYGRFCQNPQSLGPPTYPSPVMVPPMYLQGRFPWDAPGRPLSGNVNGVSPLMNYGPRLVPVAPIQPVPGRPPNVYQQYGDDLPKYRSSGTGTYLPNPVSARDRHTSGTRRGNYSYDRSENNGDREGNWNHNYKSRGTGRNHHRNQTERSNSRTYRPAVSESRPDRSWNSYRNDTYSSHQAQNGALHSNSSQAGLPNVTYGMYPVPSVNQNPLSSNGPNTPALVMMYPYDHNPNYSPTAEQLDLGSSSQVGFPVTNEKYLSEGSKEKEAFDEHRLHGRSAHHSSPDQPSSPHHYRVIG; this is translated from the exons ATGGGTGAAATTGAGGAATGGGCACAGCCAAGTGGCATGTTCCCGAATGGGATGTTGCCTGATGCAGGTCCATTGATTAATGTGCTTCAGTCTGATAGATGGTTAAAGGCGGAGGAGAGAACTGCAGAGCTTATTTCTCGCATCCAGCCTAATCGGCCATCTGAAGAACGGAGAAATGCTGTTGTGGATTATGTGCAACGACTAATAACAAAGTGTTTTCCATGCCAG GTTTTCACTTTTGGATCAGTACCCCTCAAGACCTACTTGCCTGATGGAGACATCGACTTAACTGCCTTTagtaataatcaaaatttgaaagaaacatgGGCTACCCAGGTCCGTGATATGCTCGAGAATGAAGAGAAGGATGAAAATGCTGAGTTTTCTGTGACGGAGGTTCAGTATATCCAGGCAGAA GTCAAGATTATTAAGTGCCTCGTGGAGAACATTGTGGTAGATATATCCTTTAACCAGGTTGGCGGATTATGCACCCTTTGCTTCCTGGAGGAG GTTGATCATTTGATAAATCAGAATCATCTATTCAAACGCAGTATTATACTAATTAAAGCATGGTGCTACTATGAGAGCCGAATACTTGGTGCTCATCATGGGCTTATATCAACATATGCCTTGGAAACCTTGGTTCTTTATATATTTCATGTTTTTAATAATTCCTTCGCCGGACCACTCGAG GTTCTTTATCGATTTCTGGAATTCTTTAGCAACTTCGACTGGGATAATTTTTGTGTCAGCTTATGGGGTCCTGTATCCATTGGTTCACTTCCAGATGTGACCG CCGAAACTCCCAGAAAAGATGGCGGTGAATTGCTACTGAGCAAATTATTTCTTGAAGCATGTAGCTCTGTCTATGCTGTTTTCCCTGGTGGCCAGGAAAACCAGGGACAGCCTTTTTCTTCAAAGCACTTTAATGTGATTGATCCTTTACGTGTAAACAACAATCTTGGGCGTAGTGTTAGTAAAG GTAATTTTTATAGGATACGCAGTGCATTTGCTCATGGGGCTAAAAAACTGGCAAGATTGCTCGACTGCTCTAATGAAAGCATACTTttagaactcaaccaatttttTATGAATACATGGGAGAGATATGGCAGCGGTAATAGGCCTGATGCACCAGAGGTCAATACTTTGAGTTTGAGGTCGTCAACCCAAGGTAATGTGCCTATATCTGTCAATTCCAAGGATGTTTTAAGCAGCAAAGAAGTGAAGAGTAATTCTTCTATTCGGGATTCCAAGGTTGAGAGAACTAGTCTGCATGGTGTTTCGTTTCAACGCGGTAATCATTCCTCAGATAGCATGTCTGGGATCAGTAATGTTTCTGCAACTTCTCTTAATGAAAATCAAAAGCGTCAAGAGAACTTGAATAGCAAAAGAATATCAGGTCAGATCATTCGGCAAATTAGTTCAAACCAGGCTACGGGTACTGATAAGGATCAAAGAAATTTGCAATCTCAACGTATTTTAAGTGATATTCAGGGGAGGTTTCTTTTTGTGAGAACACGCTCAAGTCCTGAGCTTACTGACACTTATGGTGATGTTTGTTCTCAAAGCAGGCAGGCAGGAGAAGAAGATAGTGTAAAGTCCCAGGGTACCGCTACTGAGTCAAGCACTAACATTAATAGTTATCATCATAAAAAGGAAAACCCTGAACCTTATGTTGTACCAAGCCATAGTGGCCAATCTGTAAATGATGACCCTTCATCTAATAGACATGCTACACCTCACCAGAGCCTTGATCCTGATGCTGGTTTAAACAGTGCTCCAAATCATCAGTCTGAATCAGGCTTAAGAAACATGACTGAAGAACTTTCTCCTGCATCCAGGATGCAAGGGATGCAACAAGAACAAGATATAATGAACTTGATGGCCTCTTCTACCATTAATGGTTTCAATGGCCAGGTTCCTATGCCACTGAATGTAGCTGCAGGTCACCTACCTTTTCAGCCTGTTCTAGCTTCAATGGGGTATGCTCACAGAAATTTTCCTGGAATGGTGCCTGCCAATTTTCCCTTAATAGATCAACCGTTTTCAAATATACAGTTTCCTTATGGCTGTATTCCTCCACATTTAGGCCACTACTTCTTTGGCACAGGATTAAACACGAAAATAGATGTTTCCAATGATCCAGTTAATGAGAATATTAGTTCTTCAGAATTGAAGCGAGGAGATGCTGATTATGATTACTGGCAGGAGCAGGACACAGAGTCCACCGGAGGCTTTGACCCAGATAGAGGAAAAGTTGAATTGCTTCATACTGATGATACACCACAGTCAATCTCGCCAAGTGTTAATCTAATTCCTCCATTTCAGTCAAGAGATCCCAGAAGTTCAACTAGAGGTCAACAGATGTATAGCAGGGAAAAACATGGGTCAAAGCCTGATGATCATCTAGATAATTTCCAGTTTGAGCAAAAAGAAAACGAGGTATATTCTGATGAGAGAACAACAAGTTCAAGGTTTTCTTCTGCTGCTCACAGTAGTTCTTTAAGAAGTAAAACTTCTTCCGAGAGTTCCTGGGAAGAGCCATCTACAAAGTTCTCAAAGTCAACAAGAGAGAAGGGGGGAAATAAAATTGTTGCTGAATCATCTACTGTGTATGGAACGGGTAACATCATGTCAGAGCGTGCATCTGATCAGCCTGACGACGACCAAGATTGGAATCGCCAGACGAACACAAGAAAAGAAATTGCTGAAATAAGTTCAGGAATGAATTCAGTTCCTTCTTTGCATATGGTGAGGCATCACATACCTGACTATGAATCCGCTCAAACAAGTGGTTCAGAAGCAATGATTCCTATGCCTCCCATGATATTTGCTTCTCGCCAAAGAACAATGGATAACTCTGGGACTGTTCCCTTTGCATTTTATCCGGCTGGGCCTCCAGTGCCATTTTTTACAATGATCCCTTACCCTGTGTATAGTGTTCCGCCTGATGCTGGAGCTTCTGCCAATTTAACGATTAAGTATGGCGGGGAGGAAGGTCTCGAGAATAGCGATCCTGCTCAAAAATTTGATTCACCAGGAGATGAACATTCTCAGAATCCAGCTAACGTAGAATCCTTAAGAAAGGCTGCTAATTCTGAGACATCTCTTGAACACATTTCTGACATTCTTAACAGTGACTTTGCCAGCCATTGGCAAAATTTGCAATATGGACggttttgccaaaacccccagtCCCTCGGTCCTCCAACTTATCCTTCACCTGTCATGGTGCCACCTATGTATCTACAGGGTCGTTTTCCATGGGACGCACCTGGACGACCCCTTTCAGGCAATGTGAATGGAGTCTCTCCACTTATGAATTATGGTCCTCGTCTTGTTCCTGTCGCTCCTATTCAGCCTGTTCCTGGGAGACCACCTAATGTATATCAACAGTACGGTGATGATCTGCCAAAATATCGTAGTAGTGGGACCGGAACTTATTTGCCAAATCCT GTTTCTGCAAGGGACCGACATACTTCAGGCACCAGAAGGGGTAACTACAGCTATGACAGAAGTGAAAACAATGGAGACAGAGAAGGAAACTGGAATCATAATTACAAATCAAGAGGCACAGGCCGGAACCACCATCGCAACCAAACTGAGAGATCAAACTCAAGAACTTACAGACCAGCTGTCAGTGAGAGCCGACCTGATAGATCATGGAATTCTTACAGAAATGACACATATTCTTCGCACCAGGCGCAAAACGGTGCATTGCACTCTAACTCCTCTCAGGCTGGTCTTCCAAATGTGACATATGGGATGTATCCTGTACCATCTGTGAACCAAAACCCCTTGTCATCTAATGGGCCAAATACTCCAGCGCTTGTAATGATGTATCCATATGATCATAATCCTAACTATAGTCCAACCGCTGAACAGCTAGATTTGGGATCATCAAGTCAGGTGGGTTTCCCAGTTAcgaatgaaaaatatttgagTGAAGGAAGTAAGGAAAAGGAAGCATTTGACGAACATAGGTTACATGGGAGATCTGCACACCACTCATCCCCAGATCAACCTTCCTCCCCCCATCATTATAG AGTTATAGGTTGA
- the LOC108208883 gene encoding uncharacterized protein LOC108208883 isoform X3 translates to MGEIEEWAQPSGMFPNGMLPDAGPLINVLQSDRWLKAEERTAELISRIQPNRPSEERRNAVVDYVQRLITKCFPCQVFTFGSVPLKTYLPDGDIDLTAFSNNQNLKETWATQVRDMLENEEKDENAEFSVTEVQYIQAEVKIIKCLVENIVVDISFNQVGGLCTLCFLEEVDHLINQNHLFKRSIILIKAWCYYESRILGAHHGLISTYALETLVLYIFHVFNNSFAGPLEVLYRFLEFFSNFDWDNFCVSLWGPVSIGSLPDVTAETPRKDGGELLLSKLFLEACSSVYAVFPGGQENQGQPFSSKHFNVIDPLRVNNNLGRSVSKGNFYRIRSAFAHGAKKLARLLDCSNESILLELNQFFMNTWERYGSGNRPDAPEVNTLSLRSSTQGNVPISVNSKDVLSSKEVKSNSSIRDSKVERTSLHGVSFQRGNHSSDSMSGISNVSATSLNENQKRQENLNSKRISGQIIRQISSNQATGTDKDQRNLQSQRILSDIQGRFLFVRTRSSPELTDTYGDVCSQSRQAGEEDSVKSQGTATESSTNINSYHHKKENPEPYVVPSHSGQSVNDDPSSNRHATPHQSLDPDAGLNSAPNHQSESGLRNMTEELSPASRMQGMQQEQDIMNLMASSTINGFNGQVPMPLNVAAGHLPFQPVLASMGYAHRNFPGMVPANFPLIDQPFSNIQFPYGCIPPHLGHYFFGTGLNTKIDVSNDPVNENISSSELKRGDADYDYWQEQDTESTGGFDPDRGKVELLHTDDTPQSISPSVNLIPPFQSRDPRSSTRGQQMYSREKHGSKPDDHLDNFQFEQKENEVYSDERTTSSRFSSAAHSSSLRSKTSSESSWEEPSTKFSKSTREKGGNKIVAESSTVYGTGNIMSERASDQPDDDQDWNRQTNTRKEIAEISSGMNSVPSLHMVRHHIPDYESAQTSGSEAMIPMPPMIFASRQRTMDNSGTVPFAFYPAGPPVPFFTMIPYPVYSVPPDAGASANLTIKYGGEEGLENSDPAQKFDSPGDEHSQNPANVESLRKAANSETSLEHISDILNSDFASHWQNLQYGRFCQNPQSLGPPTYPSPVMVPPMYLQGRFPWDAPGRPLSGNVNGVSPLMNYGPRLVPVAPIQPVPGRPPNVYQQYGDDLPKYRSSGTGTYLPNPKVSARDRHTSGTRRGNYSYDRSENNGDREGNWNHNYKSRGTGRNHHRNQTERSNSRTYRPAVSESRPDRSWNSYRNDTYSSHQAQNGALHSNSSQAGLPNVTYGMYPVPSVNQNPLSSNGPNTPALVMMYPYDHNPNYSPTAEQLDLGSSSQVGFPVTNEKYLSEGSKEKEAFDEHRLHGRSAHHSSPDQPSSPHHYRS, encoded by the exons ATGGGTGAAATTGAGGAATGGGCACAGCCAAGTGGCATGTTCCCGAATGGGATGTTGCCTGATGCAGGTCCATTGATTAATGTGCTTCAGTCTGATAGATGGTTAAAGGCGGAGGAGAGAACTGCAGAGCTTATTTCTCGCATCCAGCCTAATCGGCCATCTGAAGAACGGAGAAATGCTGTTGTGGATTATGTGCAACGACTAATAACAAAGTGTTTTCCATGCCAG GTTTTCACTTTTGGATCAGTACCCCTCAAGACCTACTTGCCTGATGGAGACATCGACTTAACTGCCTTTagtaataatcaaaatttgaaagaaacatgGGCTACCCAGGTCCGTGATATGCTCGAGAATGAAGAGAAGGATGAAAATGCTGAGTTTTCTGTGACGGAGGTTCAGTATATCCAGGCAGAA GTCAAGATTATTAAGTGCCTCGTGGAGAACATTGTGGTAGATATATCCTTTAACCAGGTTGGCGGATTATGCACCCTTTGCTTCCTGGAGGAG GTTGATCATTTGATAAATCAGAATCATCTATTCAAACGCAGTATTATACTAATTAAAGCATGGTGCTACTATGAGAGCCGAATACTTGGTGCTCATCATGGGCTTATATCAACATATGCCTTGGAAACCTTGGTTCTTTATATATTTCATGTTTTTAATAATTCCTTCGCCGGACCACTCGAG GTTCTTTATCGATTTCTGGAATTCTTTAGCAACTTCGACTGGGATAATTTTTGTGTCAGCTTATGGGGTCCTGTATCCATTGGTTCACTTCCAGATGTGACCG CCGAAACTCCCAGAAAAGATGGCGGTGAATTGCTACTGAGCAAATTATTTCTTGAAGCATGTAGCTCTGTCTATGCTGTTTTCCCTGGTGGCCAGGAAAACCAGGGACAGCCTTTTTCTTCAAAGCACTTTAATGTGATTGATCCTTTACGTGTAAACAACAATCTTGGGCGTAGTGTTAGTAAAG GTAATTTTTATAGGATACGCAGTGCATTTGCTCATGGGGCTAAAAAACTGGCAAGATTGCTCGACTGCTCTAATGAAAGCATACTTttagaactcaaccaatttttTATGAATACATGGGAGAGATATGGCAGCGGTAATAGGCCTGATGCACCAGAGGTCAATACTTTGAGTTTGAGGTCGTCAACCCAAGGTAATGTGCCTATATCTGTCAATTCCAAGGATGTTTTAAGCAGCAAAGAAGTGAAGAGTAATTCTTCTATTCGGGATTCCAAGGTTGAGAGAACTAGTCTGCATGGTGTTTCGTTTCAACGCGGTAATCATTCCTCAGATAGCATGTCTGGGATCAGTAATGTTTCTGCAACTTCTCTTAATGAAAATCAAAAGCGTCAAGAGAACTTGAATAGCAAAAGAATATCAGGTCAGATCATTCGGCAAATTAGTTCAAACCAGGCTACGGGTACTGATAAGGATCAAAGAAATTTGCAATCTCAACGTATTTTAAGTGATATTCAGGGGAGGTTTCTTTTTGTGAGAACACGCTCAAGTCCTGAGCTTACTGACACTTATGGTGATGTTTGTTCTCAAAGCAGGCAGGCAGGAGAAGAAGATAGTGTAAAGTCCCAGGGTACCGCTACTGAGTCAAGCACTAACATTAATAGTTATCATCATAAAAAGGAAAACCCTGAACCTTATGTTGTACCAAGCCATAGTGGCCAATCTGTAAATGATGACCCTTCATCTAATAGACATGCTACACCTCACCAGAGCCTTGATCCTGATGCTGGTTTAAACAGTGCTCCAAATCATCAGTCTGAATCAGGCTTAAGAAACATGACTGAAGAACTTTCTCCTGCATCCAGGATGCAAGGGATGCAACAAGAACAAGATATAATGAACTTGATGGCCTCTTCTACCATTAATGGTTTCAATGGCCAGGTTCCTATGCCACTGAATGTAGCTGCAGGTCACCTACCTTTTCAGCCTGTTCTAGCTTCAATGGGGTATGCTCACAGAAATTTTCCTGGAATGGTGCCTGCCAATTTTCCCTTAATAGATCAACCGTTTTCAAATATACAGTTTCCTTATGGCTGTATTCCTCCACATTTAGGCCACTACTTCTTTGGCACAGGATTAAACACGAAAATAGATGTTTCCAATGATCCAGTTAATGAGAATATTAGTTCTTCAGAATTGAAGCGAGGAGATGCTGATTATGATTACTGGCAGGAGCAGGACACAGAGTCCACCGGAGGCTTTGACCCAGATAGAGGAAAAGTTGAATTGCTTCATACTGATGATACACCACAGTCAATCTCGCCAAGTGTTAATCTAATTCCTCCATTTCAGTCAAGAGATCCCAGAAGTTCAACTAGAGGTCAACAGATGTATAGCAGGGAAAAACATGGGTCAAAGCCTGATGATCATCTAGATAATTTCCAGTTTGAGCAAAAAGAAAACGAGGTATATTCTGATGAGAGAACAACAAGTTCAAGGTTTTCTTCTGCTGCTCACAGTAGTTCTTTAAGAAGTAAAACTTCTTCCGAGAGTTCCTGGGAAGAGCCATCTACAAAGTTCTCAAAGTCAACAAGAGAGAAGGGGGGAAATAAAATTGTTGCTGAATCATCTACTGTGTATGGAACGGGTAACATCATGTCAGAGCGTGCATCTGATCAGCCTGACGACGACCAAGATTGGAATCGCCAGACGAACACAAGAAAAGAAATTGCTGAAATAAGTTCAGGAATGAATTCAGTTCCTTCTTTGCATATGGTGAGGCATCACATACCTGACTATGAATCCGCTCAAACAAGTGGTTCAGAAGCAATGATTCCTATGCCTCCCATGATATTTGCTTCTCGCCAAAGAACAATGGATAACTCTGGGACTGTTCCCTTTGCATTTTATCCGGCTGGGCCTCCAGTGCCATTTTTTACAATGATCCCTTACCCTGTGTATAGTGTTCCGCCTGATGCTGGAGCTTCTGCCAATTTAACGATTAAGTATGGCGGGGAGGAAGGTCTCGAGAATAGCGATCCTGCTCAAAAATTTGATTCACCAGGAGATGAACATTCTCAGAATCCAGCTAACGTAGAATCCTTAAGAAAGGCTGCTAATTCTGAGACATCTCTTGAACACATTTCTGACATTCTTAACAGTGACTTTGCCAGCCATTGGCAAAATTTGCAATATGGACggttttgccaaaacccccagtCCCTCGGTCCTCCAACTTATCCTTCACCTGTCATGGTGCCACCTATGTATCTACAGGGTCGTTTTCCATGGGACGCACCTGGACGACCCCTTTCAGGCAATGTGAATGGAGTCTCTCCACTTATGAATTATGGTCCTCGTCTTGTTCCTGTCGCTCCTATTCAGCCTGTTCCTGGGAGACCACCTAATGTATATCAACAGTACGGTGATGATCTGCCAAAATATCGTAGTAGTGGGACCGGAACTTATTTGCCAAATCCT AAGGTTTCTGCAAGGGACCGACATACTTCAGGCACCAGAAGGGGTAACTACAGCTATGACAGAAGTGAAAACAATGGAGACAGAGAAGGAAACTGGAATCATAATTACAAATCAAGAGGCACAGGCCGGAACCACCATCGCAACCAAACTGAGAGATCAAACTCAAGAACTTACAGACCAGCTGTCAGTGAGAGCCGACCTGATAGATCATGGAATTCTTACAGAAATGACACATATTCTTCGCACCAGGCGCAAAACGGTGCATTGCACTCTAACTCCTCTCAGGCTGGTCTTCCAAATGTGACATATGGGATGTATCCTGTACCATCTGTGAACCAAAACCCCTTGTCATCTAATGGGCCAAATACTCCAGCGCTTGTAATGATGTATCCATATGATCATAATCCTAACTATAGTCCAACCGCTGAACAGCTAGATTTGGGATCATCAAGTCAGGTGGGTTTCCCAGTTAcgaatgaaaaatatttgagTGAAGGAAGTAAGGAAAAGGAAGCATTTGACGAACATAGGTTACATGGGAGATCTGCACACCACTCATCCCCAGATCAACCTTCCTCCCCCCATCATTATAG ATCCTAA